GCGAATTATAGAAGGTTGATCTGGTACGTCGATTTTGTTTCGTAATCTGGTTATGCAAACGCGCACCGTATCTGGTGAGGCATCTGAGTCTGAACTCCATATACGAGACAACAGCGATTCTACGCTAAAGGCATCGTTAGGATTGCGCAATAGAAACTCAAGCAGGGAAAATTCTTTGGGCTGCAGTTTTATTTCCTTTCCATCTCTGGAGACGCGGTGTTTTGGTATATCGACCTCTAATCCGCGAATTTTGAAAATCTGTTCGTACACCTTGTTTTGTCTGCGCATCAGGGCTTTGACACGCGCTGACAGCTCACGGACATTGCAGGGTTTGGTCAAATAGTCGTCGGCGCCGGCATTCAGTCCCGTTTCAATTTCAGCTACACCATCACGCCCCGTCAGGAGGAGAATCGGCGTCATGCCACCTCGGTCTCGGAATTCTTTGAGAATCTCGATACCTGTAACTTCAGGTAGATTCCAGTCCAGGATCACCACATCAAACTCAAAGAACTTCAATCGTTCGAGCGCGTCGTTGCCGCGTTCGCAGTATTCGACGTTATGGTGCTCAAGCTCTAGCCAATCTATTAAGCTTCGAGCCAGCTCGGTATCGTCTTCGACTAGTAAGATCTTCGCCATTGAGACCGTTTTGGACAGGATTCGGGGAGCAACCAGTTCACCGGGCATTTGGACCGAGGTTGTGGGATCGAGGCTATAGGCTTAAATCCGGGCTTGGCCACGAACGGTATAAACCAATAGCAGCATCATCAGTTTACCCTCTTAACTGCCTAAACATGCAGGACCAGGAAAAATCTGTTAAAGCCCTTTTCATCGTATAGGCTAGAGTTTGGAAACCCTCGGCGGCTCCATGATTCACAGCCAGGTTTTTTGTCTTGAATTTTTTCCGATATCGGAAAAAATTCAAGACCAGGAGCGAGCATTCAAGAACTCAAACCCAATGGATTTACTACTGACAAGGCGTCTGTAATCAGACCGAATAAGGTTTTCGCTAGTCCAGCAACATGGAATTTTGAATTGAACTGACTTGGTAATGTTTCGGTAATCTCGTTTCCATAATCTGTGAAATGCGGACATGTCTCAAAATCGACTGTTCGACCCCACGAAAACTCCAGTTGGCTCTGGTCGAGCTGACTTGCTCAAACTCGCCGTAACAGTCTCAACTTACCAGATCCCCCTTCCTTCCTGACAATTCGATTTTCGGTTATCCCCATGAGCACTCGCGATTGTACCCCTCAAAGATCTGAACGCATCGACCATCGGGACGGTGGAGAACGCTCGGCTTCAATGCAGTCGACCGATCGGGTGGCTTTGCTGAAAGAAGGCGCTTCCATTAATCGCTATATTTCTCCGACGGCGGAGCGTTACTTGCCTAATGTGACTATCGATCAGAGGCTCGGGTCAGCTTATGGTCGTTGCGATAATGGTACCGAAGTTAACAATCGCAATTTCGATCCTCGCAATCTACAGAATCAGTTTGACCCTAGATATGGTGCAGATCGGCGAAGTTTCGATCCGCGCAACGGCGACCCGAGGTTTGACCCGCGCAACGGCGGTGATCCCAGACTTGATCCGCGCAACGGGGGTGACCCGAGGTTTGACCCGCGCAACGGCGGTGATCCCAGACTTGATCCGCGCAACGGGGGTGACCCGCGATTGGATCCGCGTAACGGGCGCGACCCAAGATTGGATTCCCAGAGTTTTGCACCAGATGGTCAGATGCGCGATCATACCGTGCAAAGGGGCGACAGCCTCTGGAAGATAGCCCGTAATGCTTTAAGAGAGTCCGGTCAACCGGCCAGTGCCCGCGATATCATGAATGCCATTCGCAGTATTGTTGAGGCGAACAAAGCCGAGCATCCGTCGCTGGCGAATAATCCCAATTTGATTATCGATGGATGGCACTTAAAGATTCCTGTCGGTGGACAGGATGCCTCAAGAGCAGATGGAACTCGCGACCTCTATCAGTTCGGCGGAGATAGGCGTCAGCAACGCACCAGATACGATGGCGGAGACGCATACTTTGATCAGCGTGATGGTGCATATCAAAGACCCTACGGTGAGGGACCAGGTGAGTTCAGAGGACGCAGGCACAGTCGGGGAGACTGGTCTGGCCGCGAGTACGGTACGGATCCTTACGGGCGACGAATTCCTTACGACAGAAACGGTGAGCCATATCCGTATGAGCGGAGTCCGAACCCATATGGGCGCAATCCTTATGAGAGAAATCCATACGAGCAAAATCCTTATAGGCGGGGGCCATACGACTCCAATCCATATGCTCGTCCGCCTGGTTACGGGCAGGATGCAGCCAACCAACCTATGAATCCGCTCTCGATGGCTTTACGCGAAGCCGCTCTTCTGGCGGCTCGCGGTATGCAAACTATTGGTCGTTGTGCCGCGGGAGTGCAAGTGGCATTGGCGCGAATTGGACATGGTCAATTCATGGGATCAGGCAACGCCTGGGATATGGGTGCGAAAATGGCGCGCAGTGGAAAGTTCGACGTACTTCCTCTCTCCGAGGCGCGTGAGGGCGACGTCATCGTGCGGAGTTGGAATCGAAATGTAATCGCTCAAAACCGTGGACGGAATTGGGGTGATATTGTCGTGGTCACTTCTCGCGACAGTCGTGGTAACCTCATGGGCGCAAACGATCATCACGGAAGAATTCCTCCAGATGGTGGACGCTACACTAACAGTTACGTTTTGCGTTGCCGAACTTGATTGGAACGGAACTACGAAGTTAGTGGGGTGTGACGCAACGGAATTACTAGCTCAAAGAATTGCTCAAAGCTATTGCTTGAGTCGGAAGGCTCAATATGTTGTTAGGACCGTGAGCGACTAGTGGATGTTGCGCATGATTTCGTACATAAGTAACGCAAACGTTGCACCAAGCATGAACGTTGCACTTATGATGGACATTATCAGATGTGTTTGCCGATGAGTCAGCGCACGTAAAATTCCGATGCGTGCACCAATAAAGTAGAGAAGCGCCAGTGCAAAGGCTGTGACAAGGAACGGTCGGACGGCGAGTCCTCCCGGAATTGCCGAACAAATTGCCAGCATCACAGACGCTATCGGTACCATAAAAACGGAGATGTAGTCAGAACCGCGAAGTTTCTTGCCTTCCGAGTTGATGGCGTCTTGAATGTGCTTCATGGAGTGGCTAACGTTTTCTATGTAAGAAGCACGCAGAGCCTTAGGATCCGCAGCGGTTTCTACGGACATGTCTTCACCATCTCCAGCGCTCATAAAAGGACCTCATTAAGTAAGTTGCTTTATGAAATTTTCCCGAGGCGGCACTGTGCTAAACGTGACGCAAAAACATAATAATCCGTTTTGCAACGAGGAAGCCTATTCGTCGAGTTTTGTTGCGACGGGTGTGCGCGTCAGAGTCTGTTTATCGGCTTTAAAGGACTGCCAGTCAAAATTAACAGGATCAGATCTGTCGCTTGGTTGGATCTGCCCATGTCCAAAAATATGATTATCTGTCACTTTAAACCGGTCTTGTAAGTATCGCACCAGGCAGACAACCGACGCTAGTTGAGCTTGAGAATATTCCTGAGAGCCGGTGCGCACTATTTCAATGCCAATAGAATTATCGTTATTAACTCCCTGACGAGTTCGTCTATTGTCGACATGAGTCGTGCCATATTGCGGATCTGCTGTGCAGTAAATGGTGCCGTCTCGGTCAACTACAAATTGTGCTCCGGCGTGACGAAGCCCTTTGTTATTCCAGCTTGTGATTACTCTCTGGGCATCAGCCTCTCGGGCTGTTTCTGTGGAGTGCAGAATAATGTTTTTAACGCTGTTACGTCTTTGGAAGACACCACCATGAAGTGGGCAATATGCAAAAACACCTGACTGGATTAAGCTCGAGGGTGAATAAGCTTCTGAGTTGCCGTTACGAAATTGTTGACTAATTGCAGCTCTGGATTCTTCGTCCAGAAATGAATCATCATCGTCAGGCTGAGAGGGCGCATTCCATAAATAAGAAGGACTGTGGATGCTGATTTTGCCGCTTTTGCCATGTTTGCGTTTGTGCTTGAGAGAAACTAGTCTCAGTCCTGTGCCATGATTTTTACGCGCGGTTCTCTGGCTATGTCGATGAGTACGGGACAACCTCAACGAGCTCTGCTGCATGCGACGTATCGCACCAATTGAGTGACTGCCCAGACGCCCGACAATGGCATGGGCGGGAGTCATAGCACTGGCGGCGATTGTAATCAGGCTTAGCGCCGCAATGACGCTGCGATTGAACAGCATGGCAACCTCAGTTGAGAACGGTTAGGTTTAACGCCCCGTGGCGCCAAACTGGGATTCTTTCGTTTGTTAGCGGTCTGTTAAGTGTACGTAAAAAACATTGAAACACAATCTGGAAAACCCTGCCAGGTGTGCATGGATTGTGTAAGAATCACGTTAAAGCCGCGACGGTTGGCGGTTTTGGGATTTTTGGGGTGCCTGGCACTGCATTGGGTCGCTGTATTTTTTACAGTCAAAGGCACGATTTAATCTTGCAGCAAGCGGCGTTTGTAAGTTGCAGTCGAACTCCCCGGCATCTGAATTTTTTCCGATATCGGAAAAAATTCAATAGTTAAACGGTCTCTCGCCTGATTAGAAGACCGCCATTTCAGTCGGGACCTGATCTCAGTCGAGCCGGATCGCCTCTGTGTTGTTTCTATCTTGGTAGGCGCGCTCGAGACTATTCCCAGTGCCGTTTTGCAAAATAGAGTAGCTATTTCCGCTCATATCTTTGAAGGTGTAGGTACGTCCTAGTGGAGTTTCGACTGGTCCAGCGATTTCTTCAATGCCCCGTTCCCTGAGCTCCTTTACAGCCAATTCCAAATTAGTGACTGAGTAGACCTGTTCACAGGCGCTTGCTCCTTTCTTATCGGAAAGCACAATCGCAGGACCGTAAGCCATCTTGAACGCCGCCAGCTTCGTTCCTGCTTTATTGAATGCCCATAGCAGTTCGGATTTAAGTGTGTCTCGATAGAATCTGACGTCACCGTCGAAATTGTTGCTTTCAAGAATTAGATAATCGAGACTTTGGAAAGTGGGGGCAGGCTTCGCTACAGCAAGCACCGGTGCAGGTTTGCCTTTGTGTCTCTCAGCCATGCTGATTTTCAACATGCTTTCGCAAGTACGTTGTTTAAATGTCAATGAGTCTTCTGTGTTTCTTGAGGCTTCAATACACTTCGATAAGCGTTGCAGTTCAGAGGCAACATCGCGTTGATTGTTATTGAATGCCTTTTGAACTTTCAGGACGATCTGATTGTAGGCTTCTTCCGATGTGCTGGGATCGCTTGTGCTCAGTGCCTCTAGAGCCATCGAAATAATGTCGCTGTCATCATATTTAGCCGAGTCCGTCATCGCAGGTCCACCACTGATGATGAGATGACTGCCTTGGCGTTACCCAATTTTTGAGCACCGTTTGCGGTGATGACTACTTTGGGATACATGCCAGGTATCGACTGTAAGTCACCTTTTCCAATTAATTCGTCAATAGATGCTAACAGTTGATCTTGCTTGAACACACTGAACCTGCCAAACAATGGCACGCGATCCAGACCTTTCTCCTTAAGCTTTTTGTTGCCGCTGCCAGACAAAATTTGAGCGATAGTGGTGCGACCAACGGTTCCATTCAGATCAGTTACGATCTGCAGAATGGCCTCGGCAAGATTGCTTGTTTTCCCATCTTCCAAAACGCTCTGGCCAGTCTGTCTGTGTTTTTCGAGGTGAGTGCGCTCTTGCGGGTCACAGACATCGCAGCCACTGCATGCTTCTGTGACTTGTCCGAAGTACCCGAGAATTTGCCGACGTCTGCAAATGGCATCCTGTGCATAGCGAATCATTTGATCTAAGCGCTGTGAGTGCCGCAGTTTGCGCTGATTGAGTGAGTTCATCTCGATTGTGCCGTCAGAGACCCTGGCCAAA
Above is a genomic segment from Candidatus Melainabacteria bacterium containing:
- a CDS encoding response regulator transcription factor, whose protein sequence is MPGELVAPRILSKTVSMAKILLVEDDTELARSLIDWLELEHHNVEYCERGNDALERLKFFEFDVVILDWNLPEVTGIEILKEFRDRGGMTPILLLTGRDGVAEIETGLNAGADDYLTKPCNVRELSARVKALMRRQNKVYEQIFKIRGLEVDIPKHRVSRDGKEIKLQPKEFSLLEFLLRNPNDAFSVESLLSRIWSSDSDASPDTVRVCITRLRNKIDVPDQPSIIRTVHRIGYQIDLFGNPPAATS
- a CDS encoding N-acetylmuramoyl-L-alanine amidase produces the protein MLFNRSVIAALSLITIAASAMTPAHAIVGRLGSHSIGAIRRMQQSSLRLSRTHRHSQRTARKNHGTGLRLVSLKHKRKHGKSGKISIHSPSYLWNAPSQPDDDDSFLDEESRAAISQQFRNGNSEAYSPSSLIQSGVFAYCPLHGGVFQRRNSVKNIILHSTETAREADAQRVITSWNNKGLRHAGAQFVVDRDGTIYCTADPQYGTTHVDNRRTRQGVNNDNSIGIEIVRTGSQEYSQAQLASVVCLVRYLQDRFKVTDNHIFGHGQIQPSDRSDPVNFDWQSFKADKQTLTRTPVATKLDE
- a CDS encoding LysM peptidoglycan-binding domain-containing protein, which translates into the protein MSTRDCTPQRSERIDHRDGGERSASMQSTDRVALLKEGASINRYISPTAERYLPNVTIDQRLGSAYGRCDNGTEVNNRNFDPRNLQNQFDPRYGADRRSFDPRNGDPRFDPRNGGDPRLDPRNGGDPRFDPRNGGDPRLDPRNGGDPRLDPRNGRDPRLDSQSFAPDGQMRDHTVQRGDSLWKIARNALRESGQPASARDIMNAIRSIVEANKAEHPSLANNPNLIIDGWHLKIPVGGQDASRADGTRDLYQFGGDRRQQRTRYDGGDAYFDQRDGAYQRPYGEGPGEFRGRRHSRGDWSGREYGTDPYGRRIPYDRNGEPYPYERSPNPYGRNPYERNPYEQNPYRRGPYDSNPYARPPGYGQDAANQPMNPLSMALREAALLAARGMQTIGRCAAGVQVALARIGHGQFMGSGNAWDMGAKMARSGKFDVLPLSEAREGDVIVRSWNRNVIAQNRGRNWGDIVVVTSRDSRGNLMGANDHHGRIPPDGGRYTNSYVLRCRT